In Caldicellulosiruptor morganii, the following proteins share a genomic window:
- a CDS encoding FecCD family ABC transporter permease, giving the protein MTQSKERQQNLKLGYKKLIFEKVLFLLVVVFLTVLLSIYAISSGSSDLSFSDVLKAFLGKCDERTALIVFDIRLVRVVAAILAGIGLAIGGAAIQSLFHNPLASPFTLGISQGAAFGAAVGIIVLGGGATSSAASDSVTILHPSVVVACAFLGSMLSTIVVLALAQIKRFSPEAVVLSGVALSSLFGAATTMIQYFASDVKIAALVFWTFGDIGRATWSDVKLMAIFVILAWVYFLVNSWNYNAIASGEDIAKSLGVNVERTRFLGILVSSFITSVIVSFLGIIGFICLVAPHIARRFIGNDQRFLTIASGLVGAFLLLLSDTVARLIIKPVVLPVGAVTAFLGAPLFMYLLIRGKKV; this is encoded by the coding sequence ATGACTCAAAGCAAAGAAAGACAGCAAAATTTAAAGCTTGGCTACAAAAAGCTTATCTTTGAAAAAGTGCTGTTTTTGCTTGTGGTTGTTTTTCTAACAGTGCTTCTTTCAATCTATGCAATATCCTCAGGTTCATCGGATTTGAGCTTTTCGGATGTTTTAAAGGCTTTTTTGGGGAAGTGCGATGAGAGAACAGCTCTTATAGTCTTTGACATAAGACTTGTAAGAGTTGTTGCTGCAATTTTAGCAGGGATTGGTCTTGCAATTGGCGGAGCTGCTATTCAGAGCCTTTTTCACAATCCCTTGGCTTCGCCTTTCACTCTTGGAATTTCGCAGGGTGCTGCGTTTGGCGCAGCAGTTGGGATAATTGTTCTGGGCGGCGGTGCTACATCTTCTGCCGCCTCTGACTCTGTTACAATTTTGCATCCGTCAGTGGTTGTTGCATGTGCTTTTTTGGGGTCAATGCTGTCAACTATAGTTGTGCTTGCTTTGGCGCAAATAAAGAGGTTTTCACCCGAGGCTGTTGTGCTCTCCGGTGTTGCTCTTAGTTCTTTGTTTGGTGCTGCAACAACAATGATTCAGTATTTTGCATCGGATGTCAAAATTGCTGCGCTTGTGTTCTGGACGTTTGGCGATATTGGAAGAGCCACATGGAGCGATGTAAAATTGATGGCAATTTTTGTAATTCTGGCGTGGGTGTACTTTCTGGTAAATTCATGGAACTACAATGCAATTGCAAGCGGTGAGGATATTGCAAAAAGCCTTGGTGTAAATGTCGAAAGGACAAGATTTCTGGGGATTTTAGTAAGCAGCTTTATAACATCTGTGATTGTCTCCTTCCTGGGAATTATAGGTTTTATATGTTTGGTTGCACCTCACATAGCACGAAGGTTTATAGGGAATGACCAGAGGTTTTTGACAATAGCATCCGGGCTTGTGGGTGCGTTTTTGCTTCTTTTGTCAGACACAGTGGCAAGACTTATAATAAAACCGGTTGTTCTGCCGGTTGGTGCTGTCACAGCTTTTCTTGGTGCACCGCTTTTTATGTATCTTTTAATCCGCGGAAAGAAGGTATGA
- a CDS encoding RNA-guided endonuclease InsQ/TnpB family protein, translating into MYKTQKNHIRCDKQTYKILRKLCHFSKNLYNCALYHIRQHYFQTHEHLRYESVYHIAKSNENYRLLPSQIAQQTLISVDETFKSFLSLLKAKKEGKVKEKVLMPKYLPKDGMYQIVFPKDQFKIEDKKVRLSLGRNFSKEFGVRYLYFDLPKNIAGKKIKEVRIIPRYHGKWFEIEYVYEEKEQDYELDISRILAIDLGLNNFAALTDTIGTAFLIEGRFLKSVNRWYNKEKARLQSVYSKQGIKYGSKLAQISLKRQHIVENFLNQAVNVVVKHCLENKIGIVVVGNMKEIKNGIELGKVNNQNFVGIPYKRFKGKLEAKCRLYGIEYVEVEESYTSQRCSRCGVVDKSNRKHRGLYVCKNCGNVVNADINGAINILLKVAGESAIKQITSSGCVNHPVRIRVA; encoded by the coding sequence ATGTACAAAACACAAAAAAATCATATAAGATGTGATAAACAAACATACAAAATTTTGCGAAAGCTTTGTCACTTTTCAAAAAATCTATACAACTGTGCCCTGTATCATATAAGACAGCACTATTTTCAAACCCACGAACACCTGCGATATGAAAGTGTATATCACATTGCAAAAAGCAACGAAAACTACAGACTTTTGCCATCACAGATTGCCCAGCAGACACTTATTTCGGTTGATGAAACTTTTAAATCTTTTTTGAGCTTGTTGAAAGCCAAAAAAGAAGGAAAGGTAAAAGAAAAAGTTCTAATGCCAAAGTATCTGCCCAAGGATGGGATGTATCAGATAGTTTTTCCAAAAGACCAGTTCAAGATAGAAGATAAGAAAGTGAGACTGAGCCTAGGCAGAAACTTTTCAAAGGAGTTTGGGGTAAGATACCTATATTTTGATTTACCAAAAAACATTGCAGGCAAAAAGATTAAGGAAGTCAGGATAATTCCAAGATACCATGGGAAATGGTTTGAGATTGAGTATGTGTATGAGGAAAAAGAGCAGGATTATGAGCTTGACATAAGCAGGATTTTGGCAATAGACTTAGGATTAAACAACTTTGCAGCGCTTACGGATACCATTGGGACTGCCTTTTTGATAGAGGGCAGGTTTTTAAAATCAGTCAACCGATGGTACAATAAAGAAAAAGCAAGGCTGCAAAGTGTATACTCCAAACAGGGAATCAAATATGGTTCAAAACTTGCTCAAATTTCTCTTAAAAGACAGCATATAGTTGAGAACTTTTTAAATCAGGCTGTAAACGTTGTAGTTAAGCACTGTCTGGAAAATAAAATAGGAATAGTTGTTGTGGGTAATATGAAAGAGATAAAGAATGGTATAGAGCTGGGGAAGGTGAACAATCAGAACTTTGTGGGAATACCATACAAGAGGTTTAAGGGAAAATTAGAAGCAAAGTGCAGGTTATATGGAATAGAGTATGTGGAGGTAGAGGAAAGCTATACGTCACAGAGGTGCAGCAGATGTGGGGTGGTTGACAAAAGTAACAGAAAGCATAGGGGCTTGTATGTATGCAAGAATTGTGGGAATGTGGTGAATGCGGATATAAATGGGGCGATAAACATACTTTTAAAGGTAGCTGGTGAGTCTGCGATAAAGCAGATAACCAGTAGTGGGTGTGTGAACCATCCTGTGAGAATAAGGGTAGCTTAA
- a CDS encoding ABC transporter ATP-binding protein, with product MLKVDNLEFSFKDFQVLSGISFEAGRGSIVSILGNNGAGKSTLLRCIARLLKPESGAIFIDGRDANSFSHIQLSKTVAYVPQRYTANRITVYEAILLGRKPHFTGLVPSSEDLEKVEMALELFQLKHLAFRYLDEISGGELQKVVIARAFVQDPKVLLLDEPINNLDLKNQIEVLKILKMLSKQKGILVVVILHDLNLAIRFSDWFVFVKDGRIFASGSKEIITADVISRVYGIDVKVEKHGNEIFVVPEVSAI from the coding sequence ATGCTGAAGGTAGATAACCTTGAGTTCAGCTTCAAAGACTTTCAGGTTTTGAGTGGAATTTCTTTTGAAGCAGGAAGAGGCAGTATTGTGTCAATTTTAGGAAACAACGGCGCGGGAAAATCCACGCTTTTGAGATGCATAGCAAGGCTTTTGAAGCCAGAAAGTGGAGCTATTTTTATAGATGGCAGGGACGCAAATAGTTTTTCGCACATCCAGCTTTCAAAGACTGTTGCATATGTTCCGCAAAGATACACTGCAAACAGGATAACAGTGTATGAAGCAATCCTTCTTGGCAGAAAGCCGCATTTTACAGGGCTTGTTCCCTCTTCAGAAGATTTGGAAAAGGTTGAAATGGCGCTTGAACTTTTTCAGCTAAAACACCTTGCTTTCAGATACTTGGATGAGATAAGCGGCGGTGAGCTTCAAAAGGTGGTGATAGCACGTGCGTTTGTTCAAGACCCGAAGGTTTTGCTTCTGGATGAGCCAATAAACAACCTTGATTTGAAGAATCAAATAGAGGTTTTGAAGATTTTAAAAATGCTCTCAAAACAAAAAGGTATTCTGGTGGTTGTAATTCTGCACGACCTGAATTTAGCAATCAGATTTTCTGACTGGTTTGTCTTTGTTAAGGATGGCAGGATATTTGCCTCGGGTTCAAAAGAGATAATTACAGCCGATGTGATTTCAAGGGTATATGGAATAGATGTAAAAGTAGAAAAACATGGCAATGAAATATTTGTTGTACCGGAGGTTTCTGCTATTTAA
- a CDS encoding IS110 family RNA-guided transposase → MPNTLIVGIDISSQSNSIFFIDDAGNHLIKKPFSLPNDQEGANELIKRVIDCLSQYNLSYVKFGMEATSHYGWHLHLYLASSSELLPYKPTFYVLNPSIVKGFKKIYTFLPKTDNIDAVVIAECVRFSKLNPTPLPDFKYAALQRLTRMRYHLVHNLTREKNRALNLIYLKFSTYSQDCPFSDIFGKASCAIIENFTPDDIASMPLEDLIKFVSDNGNNRLSDVNKIAEILKTAANRSYRLHPLLAEANDLALSMTLENIRFMQEQLKKLDKEISKLLKAFSQTLTTIPGIGDVLAAGIIAEIGDIKRFKNEAALAKYSGLVWTQYQSGNFNAQETSLAKCGNQYLRYYLVEAANCVRVHTVRYKAFYNKKFSEVTKHQHKRALVLTARRLIPLIFAMLSKGQIYQERGDVYNT, encoded by the coding sequence TTGCCAAATACTTTAATCGTGGGCATTGATATCAGTAGTCAGTCAAATTCTATCTTCTTCATCGATGATGCCGGAAATCACTTGATTAAAAAACCCTTTTCCTTGCCTAACGATCAAGAAGGTGCTAATGAATTAATCAAAAGAGTCATTGACTGCCTCAGCCAGTATAATCTGTCCTACGTTAAATTCGGCATGGAAGCAACTTCACATTACGGTTGGCATCTGCATTTGTATCTTGCTTCCTCTTCTGAATTACTACCTTACAAACCAACCTTTTACGTGCTCAACCCAAGCATCGTCAAAGGATTTAAAAAGATCTACACTTTCTTGCCTAAAACAGATAACATCGACGCTGTCGTTATTGCTGAATGCGTCAGGTTCAGTAAGCTAAATCCAACACCTTTGCCTGACTTCAAATATGCTGCACTACAACGCCTTACCAGAATGCGCTATCACCTTGTTCATAATCTAACTCGCGAAAAAAACAGAGCTCTCAATCTCATATACCTTAAATTCTCCACTTATTCTCAAGACTGCCCATTTTCTGATATCTTCGGTAAGGCATCTTGCGCTATCATCGAAAACTTCACCCCAGATGATATTGCTTCCATGCCTTTAGAAGATTTAATTAAATTTGTATCTGACAACGGCAACAACAGATTATCAGATGTCAATAAAATCGCTGAAATACTTAAAACCGCTGCTAATCGTTCATACAGATTACATCCTCTGTTGGCTGAGGCAAATGACTTAGCTTTGTCTATGACTCTTGAAAACATTAGATTTATGCAAGAACAACTTAAAAAACTCGACAAAGAAATCTCAAAACTTCTTAAAGCTTTCTCCCAAACCTTGACCACCATCCCTGGCATAGGAGATGTTCTTGCAGCCGGCATCATCGCTGAAATCGGTGATATCAAGCGCTTCAAAAATGAAGCTGCTTTAGCTAAATACTCCGGCCTTGTTTGGACTCAATACCAATCAGGCAATTTCAATGCCCAGGAAACCTCATTGGCTAAGTGTGGTAACCAATACCTGAGATACTATCTTGTTGAGGCTGCTAACTGTGTTAGGGTGCACACAGTCCGTTATAAAGCCTTCTACAACAAGAAGTTCTCAGAGGTTACCAAACATCAGCATAAACGTGCCCTCGTCCTCACCGCAAGACGATTAATTCCTCTGATCTTTGCAATGCTCAGCAAAGGTCAAATATATCAAGAAAGAGGTGATGTTTACAATACTTAG
- a CDS encoding iron ABC transporter substrate-binding protein: MRGRSFNPNYFKAKKSIVSVFLIASLFLLIVSGALSGYAKQEKAPSKLIVTDLLGRKVEIENKKNKRIVAIGPGALRLVLYVNGTKNIVGVENAEKAWEEGSRTYIMAYPELKKLPVIGQGGADSSPDPEKLISVKPDVIFAASFLDRAKADALQAKTKTPVVVLDYGTKLLFDENVYKSLRLIGKIVERQQRAEDLISFMQRCKAFLNERTRNIPDSKKPRVYVGAISFKGGHGFESTMGKYFPFLATNAVNVADSANKEGWFMVEKEKILEWDPDIVFIDEANIDLVKQDYRKNPEFYKSLSAFKYGKVYGQLPYNFYWTNIDTVLADTFWIAKVVYPDRFRDVDPIKKADEIYKFFLGKPLYSKMAKKFGGFVRIKLD, encoded by the coding sequence ATGAGAGGCAGAAGCTTTAATCCAAATTATTTTAAGGCAAAAAAGAGCATAGTAAGTGTTTTTCTAATTGCAAGTCTTTTCTTGCTGATTGTGTCAGGTGCGCTTTCGGGTTATGCAAAACAGGAAAAAGCACCTTCAAAGCTAATTGTGACTGACCTTCTTGGCAGAAAAGTGGAGATTGAAAACAAGAAGAACAAAAGAATTGTGGCAATAGGACCTGGGGCGCTCAGGCTTGTTTTGTATGTAAATGGCACAAAGAACATAGTTGGAGTTGAAAATGCAGAAAAGGCATGGGAAGAGGGTTCAAGAACATATATAATGGCATACCCTGAACTCAAAAAACTGCCTGTAATAGGTCAGGGCGGGGCAGACTCATCACCTGACCCGGAAAAACTTATTTCTGTAAAACCTGATGTTATTTTTGCCGCAAGTTTTTTAGACAGAGCAAAGGCAGATGCCCTTCAGGCAAAAACAAAAACTCCTGTTGTTGTGCTTGACTATGGTACAAAGCTTCTTTTTGATGAGAATGTCTACAAATCACTAAGACTTATTGGTAAAATTGTAGAAAGGCAGCAGCGCGCAGAGGATCTTATCAGCTTTATGCAAAGGTGCAAAGCGTTTTTGAATGAAAGGACGAGAAACATTCCTGATTCCAAAAAGCCAAGGGTGTATGTTGGAGCTATCAGCTTCAAAGGCGGGCATGGTTTTGAGAGCACAATGGGCAAGTACTTTCCGTTTTTGGCGACAAACGCAGTAAATGTAGCAGATAGCGCCAACAAAGAAGGATGGTTCATGGTTGAAAAAGAAAAGATTTTAGAGTGGGACCCTGACATTGTATTTATTGATGAGGCGAATATAGATCTTGTAAAACAGGACTACAGGAAAAACCCCGAGTTTTACAAATCACTTTCAGCTTTCAAATATGGAAAAGTCTATGGTCAGCTTCCTTACAACTTCTACTGGACAAACATTGACACTGTTTTGGCAGACACATTCTGGATTGCAAAGGTTGTGTACCCTGACAGGTTCAGAGATGTTGACCCAATCAAGAAAGCTGATGAGATTTACAAGTTCTTCTTAGGAAAGCCACTTTACAGCAAGATGGCAAAGAAATTTGGTGGATTTGTAAGAATTAAGCTTGACTAA